One Brevibacillus choshinensis genomic window carries:
- a CDS encoding histidinol phosphate phosphatase domain-containing protein, producing the protein MKVDYHVHLEEGPYSLGWWTRTAEALLSVHRLDQQRHTREWMEELSEFMAMRIRQGAYSPEWLNLYRLRARELGLQEVGIVDHLYRFREFKPYFEEHMHLGDDELGRLQRIWLDQVCTTSMEEFVAFIQSQQPVWEADGISLRLGLEADYFVGGETVLAPMIRHYPWDHVIGSVHFAGGWGFDNPETQELFEQRDLLALYRETFSVVERAIESGLFDIVAHLDNLKVFGHRPPEEELIPLYQKIAGLLRKHDTATEINTGLFYRYPVKEMCPSLSFLQILCEHGVPITTSSDSHFPDHLGSYLDEARNNLRYAGYQEIATFERRKRKTVSLT; encoded by the coding sequence ATGAAAGTCGATTATCACGTTCATTTGGAGGAAGGGCCGTATTCATTGGGCTGGTGGACACGCACGGCAGAGGCGCTGCTTTCTGTCCACAGACTCGATCAACAGAGGCACACGCGGGAGTGGATGGAAGAGCTGTCCGAATTCATGGCCATGCGAATCCGTCAGGGAGCTTACTCACCGGAGTGGTTGAATCTCTATCGCTTGCGGGCCAGGGAGCTGGGGCTCCAGGAAGTGGGGATCGTCGACCATCTCTACCGATTCCGGGAGTTCAAACCGTATTTCGAGGAGCACATGCATCTGGGGGATGATGAGCTTGGGCGGCTACAGCGTATCTGGCTCGACCAAGTGTGCACGACTTCCATGGAGGAATTCGTTGCTTTCATTCAATCGCAGCAGCCTGTCTGGGAAGCGGATGGGATTTCTTTGCGGCTGGGGCTTGAGGCTGATTATTTTGTAGGTGGAGAAACCGTGCTTGCTCCGATGATCAGGCACTATCCGTGGGACCACGTCATCGGTTCCGTCCATTTTGCCGGAGGCTGGGGATTTGACAATCCGGAAACGCAAGAGCTCTTTGAACAAAGAGACTTGCTGGCACTCTATCGGGAGACATTTTCTGTAGTGGAGAGAGCCATCGAGAGCGGGCTTTTCGACATCGTCGCGCATCTGGACAATCTCAAGGTGTTCGGTCACCGACCTCCTGAAGAAGAGCTGATCCCTCTCTACCAGAAGATCGCGGGGCTGCTGCGCAAGCACGATACCGCGACAGAGATCAACACCGGGCTGTTCTATCGCTATCCCGTAAAGGAAATGTGCCCCAGCCTCAGCTTTTTGCAAATCCTGTGTGAGCATGGTGTACCGATTACGACTTCCTCCGACTCCCACTTTCCCGACCACTTGGGCAGCTATTTGGACGAGGCACGGAACAACTTGAGATACGCAGGGTATCAGGAAATAGCGACTTTTGAACGGCGCAAACGCAAAACGGTTTCGCTGACATGA